DNA sequence from the Vanessa tameamea isolate UH-Manoa-2023 chromosome 21, ilVanTame1 primary haplotype, whole genome shotgun sequence genome:
TTTTCAAGCGTGGTCGTGTGTCACACATACAGAAATGataagcttataaaataaaaatgtacctacctaaattatttgaaaatgaggAATAAATGCTTCTATTTATACCATCTTTCATTATATGCAATAACCCTTCGAATTTCATGGCTTCCAATTTTAGTCAAAACACTATCAGTATTAACATCTAACTTGAAGTAATTTACATCTCacatttatgttatgtaaatttcaaaacacaagataacaattttaaagtatggttcacaaaaaaataatggtatAATATCTCAGAGAAATaccaaaaatatagaaaaatcgCATGCGTAAACTATCATATTGTGAAACTTTTAGCTGATACTAAAGCTTTATCTTTCCTTTTTTCTGTTATCTAtttttcatatcaataaaaatagacCGTATTTATAAAGAAGACACcttaacgattttttatattattttcaatattctttttttgttaactGTACATCGGCAttgttatcatttatataaacattagcTGTGtcctatatttacataatttcaccgcaatatatttaaatgactcAAGGTAATCACGCAATGCAAGTATCTGTACATTTTAacgttagtaaataaaatttgtatttttaattgaagtagaaagatatacaatatttatacggaatttctatattaaatataaagaaaatccaGCTATTTGAaggtgaaaatttaaaattcaatatgatatttaaactaGAATACCAAGAATTCGCAATGAAAGacagtttgtttaaaaaaataagtgtattcctgtttatattaaataacttttggaaaattatttcaaatagcaATGAGACCGTTTCTAGGACAGACGTTTCATtgctatttacttttattaggCGCGCCACAAACAATTGTTCAATACCTTTAGACAACAATGTCATATTCCATTTGCCGTTCACATGACTAATTTCAATAttctatcatatatttacataatttacaacaataaataccAGAACTCATTCttacatgaatatatttaattttggcggaaataataaaattcgttaAGCGTAAGATTAGGAAATGTCGATCACGCAATTGTTTACAATGACCTTGATTTTAACGCTTTTATAAGGTAACGTGCAAAACGTGCATTTTGAAATAATAGAGTGGCTTACACAATGAGATGATGGAGAGAATATTGTATTAGCttgcaaattattttacttattctcGCAATAATTTCAacgctaattaaataattttgcaatacAAACTGCTGTTTAATTAGtcgcattgtttttttttatttatatatattttttaatgaattgcaCATAATTATgatctgtaatattttattagtagttcaatatttttacgtaaattATAGCACTGGCGGAAAATAAGTAAGCACTTACACGACTTTAGCTTATACCAACGGTCTTTAATTGAATCATATAGTTTATCAGGGAAACTCActaattttgtcattttattgtCACTGTAAATATGAAACTATAGTTAGCCATTCATAACCTAGTGGAAGATGACAGGTGACCTTATCTTCACAAAAGATAAGATACTAATAATGATTGTCAATCAAATGTTGTTACAAAAGATAATATAcctacaagattttttttttgaaaactgACTtcagttttcatttatatttcatgatTCACATGATCTTCTATGGTCTATTAGTTATGTCATGTTATATAAGACTTACTTTAAtggaattaattattacaattgcaTTAGTCTGACTAACCTGTGCTACATTCGAATGGAGTCTATACCATAACTTATCACTCAAAAtccagattaaaataaatttgttcatggtaaatattctaattttttttctatttctgcAACCCCTTTTTTCAATATACGATAGGACATACCATATGGTAATaggttaacaaaacaaaacattgttgtgcttaaattttaattgaatttatttattttttcatcataGCCCTTCAGGCTACATCAAAccctcattaaataaaataaataaaacattaaattcaataacaaaacCACACAAAGTAagggttaaataaaattttgagttAATTTGAGTGAATtagatactttattttattggagCAGctaaagtatttatgtataatgatCCTTTATAGGCACACGTTTATAATAAACCAATTCTAATATTAATCGAaccaaataataattcataagaaatatgtttatattattagtttaaattaaaaaaagaatgagcTTGAGCTCATTCCTTTTTTCGTAGTCGTTGAcgactaaaattttttttatctgtatttaataaacagatcacatatttaaattggaTTGGGACAAGTAACAGTTATCATACAAGTTTTTTCTACGACTTTAACTTAATAAGTAATCAAGAATACTATTTACCAAGTTATATGTGGGAAATATTTTGCAtaactatcaaaatatttatattattatatcttatttatttaaacatataaatgttttgttcagaaggaaataataaaaatattttttgtgtataactaaattattttaattggcaTTAAACCCttaattatttgcttaaaaatCATATTCCTAATTAATTAGCAATCAgtacttgtatttattaaataaaaatattttattactgtatttgtatataattatttaataaagataaattatagttttccacattacttaaatttagtagccatataaatattaagtatactgaatcatacatatgaatatacataGAACTGCCTTGATCCAATCTGTACAAATAGATTAATCAAGAGATACAGAAATCtcatatattaatgaataaagcAGTAACTGTCAccatttaaagaatattttcataggttttaatctaatattaatgTGCTTATTTAGGCTGTTTGCTATGGAATATTGTTCTTTATGTGCTTAGTGGTATGCATGGAATTTTATAGCAGCATGCGGGCGAAGCATATACATGCAAGGATACGCTACGTTATTTATTTGAGCCGACTAAGGGATTTAGGTCGACCGttataaaagtaatgtttattatgtataggTTAGTGACATTGCTAATGACTCACGGTTTACGTCAGAATCCCTTTTATGGCATTAATTAATCGATCTAGCTGCGTTAAAATGCGAAAGATATTATGCTCAAGgtagaaaattaaacaaaatgttttatgtgtAACAAATGTATTGTTAACAACAAAAGCGTACAAATATTGCGGCGGCTACAGTGCATTGAATAATGTTAACTTCACGTTTACTTGTGACGTTGGAGCCGTAATTGTTGATGCTGGTGTTTGCAAAATCATCACTGAACCTTTTATAACCATCGGTCGGAGAAGACGGGCTCCTCAAAGAAGCCATTTCCgattactgatttttttaaataatttaatttgacttttgaATGACAGTgtcatatgttttatttgacatATCGTATTGCGTTCTACAACttacattttttaagaaaaatatatgtttaccaGAGCAAAATATAATCAACTTATAACtgctaaaatacattaataatgataactcattttaattaaatataacgttttcactatataatatttgaaacttattatctAGATTAATTATTACTGGTAATAAACTTCACATTATCTGTGACAGCCAGTGTAGCCAAATTAAGGATTTAcccctaaaataaaatttaaactcactgaatagttaaattaactcccgcattggaacagcgtggtggaatatgctccataccttctcctcaacgggagaggaggcattagcccagcagtgggaaatttacaggctatttatgttttattatgaatagtTAAACAACATGTATAAGTTTTGCAGTGCTAATTTGAGGAGAAGTATTACATCTGTTGATGTATTAATGCATGCCGTACGATATAATCCCAGATGTTTCAAAAGGTGGACGAAAATTGGCCGTAATAGTTATACTAAGGAAATATACATCAAAATTAATCTCTTTATTTCTTCTAAATTGAAAaggcattaaaattattaaaattttgcaacTCGCCTAattcattattgttatatttactgagtattttaaaaatacttctagTAAATGTATATcgtcatattttttgtaatatatcttagtttatttaaaatttgaccatttctgaatatttattaacaacttttaaataaaaaaaaattcttgaaGTTATCAAGTGATttcaaaagaatatataaaattttagggGAAAGAAGGGTTTTTAAGCTCAATTTACggggaaaaaaaataaagtgttggCGACATTGGTGACAGCTTATGTCAACTTCTTTTTCTTGATCCCGGTTCTAATGTGAGTTGCTGTTgtgttagtataaaataaatccaacaatataagtacaatattagaagattaaatcatttaaacgtatgaattataattattataatacaatcaagTGACGACGTGCCTTATTTTCATTTAACgcgaagttaaatatattatttatgataaccAAAGTTTGACGTGCGAGAAATTGGTGATGGTTCtctagtggtttttttttaaatcagtgtCTCACGATCAGCTTTAGTAatcatatattacaaattaaatgccATCACTTGTTTGTATGTAAAGGATAACACGAATATATAACCTGCAAACATAGTCAGATGGTGATATTATTTAGAGGTTGTTTCTGTTTGTAGTATGGCTCCACCACAGCCCAAGGCGGCGGCAAAGGCCCCCGCAGCCCCTGCGGGCGGAGTCCAGAAGGCCAAGGTTGGCAAACCGAGGAATTATGACTTGGGAAACGGTGTCGTTAGATTCTCCAAGAGCAAAATGTTCCACAAGAaggtataattattcatttgattttttcatgaaactctaaattataaaagcccagttgaaatatatttaataaacagctCATGTTGTCATATTTCTTTAGCATGTGCTAGagaaatagttattaataaaatgccaAGTCCATTTTCGTCAGCTTAACTGTGATATCGTTATCAAATTAGTGTTACTGCAtgatttatatactatttaaaaaaagggtcGATAGTTTTTCATCTATGTATCATATTTTTGTTGTGATCACTATGCAAAACTTTGCTGTCATTTTATAGCTATGTACCAGGATGTGCCAGGGCAATATCATGCTCTCAAATCTAATTGACAGGGATTTGACATTTgacgttaaatataattaatacattgaagttattcttaaatatatactagaGGCATTAGTACAaaccaaaatttttaaaagagaaaaaagtatttcttaaaTAAGAAGTCTGTAAGTTCTGTAATTTCAAtcatatcttattttaattatactttgccaactaatattttattaattttcaggcTAAGTACAAGTTCATTGGCAAGAAACACCCAAAGGCACCCAAGCCTAAAAAGCCCGCAGTTGTGGTGAAGCCCATCGGAGGTGAAAAGAATGGAGGCACCCGTAAAGTTCTGCTCCGCAGCAGAAGGTCCTTTTACCCCACTCAGGACAAGTGAGTAAACACatgtactatttattaaaaaatatatatatagtaaaggtgattattttttttgtaatttcttaaTATGAGAAATGtaatcaaagtttttatttacttggagAATTATTTTCATAGTCCCATAATGAGAATGAAATCATTACAATGAATTCACTGTTTGCTatagttttattcatatatagtatataaatagtaatcataaactaaagttatttttacattctattatacaaaagttttaatataaagtggAAACTTATTTGGTGTATGTATAACCTACTTTGTTGTCAAATGTTTGTCTTCtatcataatgtttattttccaataaatactaatgtatttaataataaaaatttaaaatgaagcaTCAATAGTGCAATGGATTACGGGATTCACTCCTAGCACAACCTTAAAGCTCAATTGGAGGTGTAAATAGGAGTATAAGTAATtcctataaatttttaaaagagaaAGTATGTCaagtttttaattcttatttagagACAAGTTTTACATATTGTGGGAATGAGATTTTCATTACAACTCGCTACCAATACTGTATTTACATAgacaaaataagtatttataagctaatgaacaaaatattaatggaATTGAATTGCTATTAATTaatgtctttatataattttattttgataagcaTTGGGGATACTCGTGACTGAATTTCTGCTACAGCATTAGTGAAGTGTCtgcttaaacaaaatatactgtatattCCTTTACTTACAAACTAGAGGATTATAATCTAATGCTTATgacttatgtaatttattacttaaaataattttatgactttGTTTTTTCTGAAGTGCAGCAATATAACACTGCTAAGTTCCTAAATCAttgtataaactaaaaaaataaatagaatagacTTGGGgtcaattaaaatatctcataaatttttattacttcctTAGGATTCGCACTCGCTCTCACCACAAGACCTTCAGCAAGCACATCAGAAGGACACGCCCCAACCTTACCGTGGGTACCGTCTGCATCCTGCTGGCAGGCAGACATTCAGGCAAGCGTGTTGTGCTTGTTGGTATCCTGCCCAGTGGCTTGTTGCTTGTGACTGGACCATTCGCTGTGAGTTTACCATTGTTTAATCAAtccaacttttttttctttaactgttatataattcatatgttCACAAATGTgaaatttttgtgttttttattagaatatttctGTACATGCAAAgtccaattattaaaaaatattttcattacatcCTGCATAAAATGACTTGACTTTCTTTAAGTTATCACTTGTAATCACTTTACATAGCAAAAATTTATATTGCAAAATTCTTCACCTATACTATATTTGTAATGCAATGTCATTTTTCAAACCACAGTTCAACTCGTGTCCACTACGTCGTATTCCCCAACGGTACGTTATCGGCACCAGCACGAAGGTGGATCTCGGTGACTTCAAGCTACCAGCACACCTTGATGATACCTACTTCAAGAAGAATAAGAAGAGCACCAAGCGCAGCGTTAAGCGCAAGCAGGGTGACGACATCTTCGCAACCAAAAAAGAGGTAAAATCTTTGTGAAAAACCAATGCTTTGatgacaaaataatttagtGTTGATCCACAATGGTAGCATAACAATGAAAGGataagtaaaaacaataaaatattagcacTGTCTTATTAATAGCATGCATTTTAAATGCAAGATTCTAGTTCCTTgtttttgcaaaattaaaataacattcaaattttaatatcaaacaaactattttacatttaaaataatgatcaaaTCCATTTTTCAGAAATACGTTCCATCTGAACAACGCAAGGCAGACCAAAAGCTTGTGGACGAGGCAGTGATCAAAGCCATCGGCAAACGCACAGACAAGAAAGTGCTCAGAGGATACTTGAAGGCAGCCTTCGGTCTCCGCTCAAGCCAGTTCCCTCACCGTCTGCGCTTTTAGTTAACTccaataaaatactttgacTAAAACAAGCAGTTTTATTGTTTCAAGCATTGCTCATGACCCACAATGGAAAGGACCTcctattttttgtatttgaaattactAGCTATCATGATAAATGGATTTGGGTCAATTGTGTtagtaacttatttatttgaagttaattaaataaataaattcataaaaagtaataatatcttCCTTTGATTATGTCTGcttatatttatgacttaagtaattatttttatacacatgTAATTATAACAGCGACCCATTCTGACTTCTCAGTGGCATAATTCCTAtaaaactgaattatttttaaggcaGTCATTTTCGACcctgctatttatttttatacataaaattaatatataatatgtcttaaacacatttcaaacaaaatagtaaaaaatggaatatcatttatttatagcttGAAAATCCACATCAAGAAGATACCATGCCTAGTTTTTGCTAAAATAACGAACAAAATTTGTACCTCTGATAATTAATACGATAGCATTTACATGTTTATTTGTGAGTTGTATGGGTGTTACAATGAAACATAACAtcactaaaatcatataatgaTTACTAAGAGCACGTTCACTTGTACTTAAGTGCGGGTCGGCCGCGCGCGGACGGCGCAGGACGAGCACGCGCTCCGTGACGCTCGCGCCACTCCGCCTCCAGACGCGCGTACGCACCGCCTGCGAATTTCATgtcatatcaatattataaaattcactATTCATTAAGTAAAAGATATTGCATAATGGTACACTATATAGTTACTTGAGATTGCAATTCGGTTGTGTGCAGCAAACATGTACACTAATTCGATAAGACGAGAAATCTGGCAAGACCCGAAAGAGGTCGAGCGCAGGATCAACTGGTTTACTTGTCTGAAGGAGGACACTACCAACTTTACACTTCGAATTTCTCGACTGGGACAATATTTTATAGGCGAGTCGAAAAAAGACTACAGAGAAGACTTAAAGACTGCAGAGACGACTTAAAGACTACAGAGAAGACTTAAAAACTACAGGCTTACTTCGAAAATAGTTGTGATTATAGTTTTACTAACCGGGATGGTCGCGCTGGCGGGCGTTACGCTGGTGCCTGCGTGCGAGTGCAGCACGCATATGTGTTGCTGCGCGTTCTTCGAAACGTCGCTGTCCATCCTGGTTGCTGCGCGCAGACTGCGTCGCCGCCCACACACGACCTTGCACGCGACCACGACGAGCGCTAACACCAACATATATAGATTTTCttaaagaatactagcaatTTTGTTTGTCAACCTGCTAATGCCTGTATTCGACGAATTTGAAATATCTGTAACAGTACCCTCTCCTCCTAAACATTTCTTCCTGCCCACCCTATGTTTCGTTTAGGATAATAGTCCCACGAAAGAAAATCAATCCTGTGACTTTTAGAGCGGTCACCCTTAAAATACATGATGCAGAGGTAATAATAAGTAGTttacagaaacaaaaaaattagaCCACTTAGATTTAACCGAAATGGAGACTCAATTTCaggtatataaaataagctCATCGAGAGATCATGGAAGATTGAAGAAGCGGTCCCTACTAAGCAGAAGCAGTAGATTAGTAAGTTAAGGTAAAACGTTTTAATACGATTTCAGCAATTATAATTGCATGATATaatgttgattataatattatacatcctCAAAAAAATGGATATGTATCtcaattaaagtattaaaaagttaaatatataagttatcattaatataatactcCCAAGTCACACTCCTTAACTCACTTGTTCCTAGACGCTGGAGGCGGAGGTGGAGCCCTGGTCCTAGCACGAGAGCGCCGAGGCACATCCTCCTCACTGCGATCGCTGTCTGAGCTCTGTTCGCTGGAATCGCTAGACTCAGAGTCTCCGCCCTCACCGCTGCCAGCGCCTTGCTTTGCAACACGGCAAAATTGAAAGATAAATTAGATCTAACagtaaaattagatttaaaattattctataaaaaaacctagcgtagaaaaaaaacacacttttctgataacaattgaaataaataacttaccACGCGTTTCTCCGATACCAACAACACGATAGCCAAAAGCGAAACAAAAATCTGCTCATAGCTCGATTATGTCCAATCGATATAGTTCTCAAGAGGGTACTAtcaataaataggtatatttttttattaaaaattataaaaataagtgtttcAGTGTTGATTACTAAAAACAATGCGATGGCTACtctaattactatatttaaacttaataaactttGAATAAATGATCAAGACGAACACAAAACGACACAGGACTTTAACAACACAAATGGATCTACGAAGTTAGAAATAAAGAGGTAAGACACAACACGCACTCACCtgtcattaaaatacaattacacaatAACATGTAGATGAGGATTCTTATTATAAAAGCATGATATTTTTCGTAATATGTGCAAATTTGTTATTTgctattgtatttttgttatctGTTTGTAAGATCTACAAGTGCTTTTTACATATTGCGTCACtgacgaaattaaaaaatatatatctgtaaagaaaacataaaacGATTCTCGtgatcttttaaattaagtagatatattgtttaaatctGTCAGTATTTCGAAACGCATTTAGtgcttttatttacaaacatatataagaGCACCTACACATTAATCGTAACTCTTCCGTTGTTACGATTAATCTTCTATCTAAACACAGAATAGTCCTTCGAGCCGGACTTACCTTTCTTGGACTATCTTCCTTAACTGGAGGTTTCGGCTTCGCTTCTTTTACTTCTGGCGACGCGCATGTAACAGTCGAGCAATTCCCGGCGATCGACTGCACAGATGTGCGAACCGCACCCAAAACGGGCGAGCCAGGACGCGCGTTCGCTGCGCACGTGTCGATATCGATGGATCGCGTTATTCTATCGCAACCCGTGTGCTAATACTTCTTAGCAATGATTGCATTATTGTTTAGTGTTATTTGTATAATGATGTGGCCATATTTTGTGAATTAACAAGCTTCCACCTTAGCCTCTAAATGATCCGCTGTGATACTTACTGGATTGTCTCCATTTATCCTCTCCAACTTTGAATTTGCACCGATTAAATGAGGTATTTTCTCACGAGCAATCTCGGAATGttagaaaacttaaaaataaactacttttCCGCATCAATATCGTTTACTGTTTTCGTTACCgaagacaaattataaaaataatttcagcaagataaataataaattacatcgtGTTGCCGTGAAAATAATCCTCAAATAATGAGACTGAAATTTTGTCACTAAGCGTCATGTCAATGGAACTACGTTTGCCAATGTGGAGAGCGTATTTACAGCGGTCTTCTATTGGCTTTGTAACCTAATGacttaagaattataaattgtaCTAGATGTCGATGACCTGCTTATGCAATCTTTATACGTGGTGGTATATAATGCATATGCATTGCattcaaattaactttatacCACCAAATTAAATGGAGATTTGAGCGAATATatctcataaattttattactgacttaaaaaaaattaaagctataaaaatctttttattttatttgtaccgAGAATGCTTAAATACCTAATTACTACCAAGAAGTCATTAGCAAgtcatcatattattattattaaataaatagtctgACATTCTCACGGTTGAACTTAGTGTTACTGGTATAGAGTCGTCCTAATAAGCCGAGTGGCTGTCGGGGTGGTACAAGTTGGATACCCTCCCACCAGAACACCTCTCTGCACTGAAGACGACCGTTTGGATCTTCACAGGTTTCTGTAGAAGTTATATTTGATGTGTCTGCATTATTCCAAAATTTCTTTTGTTACCGTCAATAGAGCTTATCCAGATTTTAAACCACGATCTACAGTTAAAGATCAAGTACTTTATAGACAGCCATTTCAGCTTAGAACAGTCTGTAAAGTTTGATATTGTATTACCTCTCGGAACGAGTCTGGTCAGCCTCTCCGGGAACATAAGCTGAGGAGGCCTCATGGCTATGATGTCTCGGAAATTGTTGTACAGTTCCATTACAGCAGCATCAGCAGCCAGCCGCTCGTCCGGCACGTGTTCGCGGAACTGACAACCCtgattgttaatttattttaagataaatttaaaagagtGTTCATATATTCAATAACAAGATTTCGGTGAAGTCAAATATGCAGACATgaacaaaaaatcttatttgtAGGATTGAACCGTGTTTTGTTCATCATCCattccattttaattaaatgctgtAATCTGATTTGTGCGAGCCAATGAATGGACTGGAAAAGTACTGAAACGACATATTatgttacattaattattttcatttagaaGAGATCCTATTTTATGACCATTAATATCTGACCGTGTTCCTAGGGATTGTCTCGAAGCGGTAAGCGCGCTCCCCGCAGCAAGCGTGTCTTGCGGCGGACAACGCACGTCCTTCCAGCGCCAGAGCGTGCGCACCTTCGCCGTGTTGCGAGCACCACTCCATCTGCCCACCCCATATACCACCCCAAATACAAAATGCTATAAGTTTCTGctcttttatatgaaattaccaGTGTTTATATAATgaggaattttaaattttcgtacCCACTACAATATTTACAATGGCGTAGGATTTTTTacctacaaattttaatataactccTATTTCAAaaccatatttataaatatattgttaaaccAAAAGTACCGAGGATGTGTATTGACCTGGTATGCCGGAAAATATGAATCACACAACTGACAGCGTAGAAAGTGGCAGTCTGCCCAGAGACGCCAGTAGACGCGCCGCCACGACCGTAGTTCACCGTACAACCACGTTATGTACTCATTAAGGCTCCAAGATAAGTCCCTAGTGTTAAACATGATGAATTAGAGTATTCTGAAATATAagctttttataataagttaaagaTGTTTCTTGAGGCATTTAGACACATTGCCGCTGAGTGGTCAGTCTTTAGTGTGTTAGGTCGTTAAGCTACACATGCATTAAGCTTTATAGATTCAAACTTTGTACTAACTTGTTATGAGTAGAAATAACGTTTCCACGTCTGTCTATGCGCATGTTGGCAGGCTGACAAGGTACCTG
Encoded proteins:
- the LOC113404609 gene encoding large ribosomal subunit protein eL6 isoform X2 produces the protein MAPPQPKAAAKAPAAPAGGVQKAKVGKPRNYDLGNGVVRFSKSKMFHKKAKYKFIGKKHPKAPKPKKPAVVVKPIGGEKNGGTRKVLLRSRRSFYPTQDKIRTRSHHKTFSKHIRRTRPNLTVGTVCILLAGRHSGKRVVLVGILPSGLLLVTGPFAFNSCPLRRIPQRYVIGTSTKVDLGDFKLPAHLDDTYFKKNKKSTKRSVKRKQGDDIFATKKEVKCSI
- the LOC113404609 gene encoding large ribosomal subunit protein eL6 isoform X1: MAPPQPKAAAKAPAAPAGGVQKAKVGKPRNYDLGNGVVRFSKSKMFHKKAKYKFIGKKHPKAPKPKKPAVVVKPIGGEKNGGTRKVLLRSRRSFYPTQDKIRTRSHHKTFSKHIRRTRPNLTVGTVCILLAGRHSGKRVVLVGILPSGLLLVTGPFAFNSCPLRRIPQRYVIGTSTKVDLGDFKLPAHLDDTYFKKNKKSTKRSVKRKQGDDIFATKKEKYVPSEQRKADQKLVDEAVIKAIGKRTDKKVLRGYLKAAFGLRSSQFPHRLRF